The following are encoded together in the Patescibacteria group bacterium genome:
- a CDS encoding integrin alpha yields the protein MKTLILGRLITLFVLMFGLILPTTYVAAADISLSTFQKFTGQGDDLSGYSVASAGDVNGDGYNDFLVGAYGNDSSTGAVYLIYGTDSILTSADLSTAVKFTGESPNDFAGYSVASAGDVNGDGYDDILIGAKGDDTIGTNAGAVYLIYGGSRLSSYGGSLSGAVKFTGEKASDNAGFSVASAGDVDGDNIDDILIGAPYSNSLLHTGAAYVIYGKPIHLTSANLSTAVKFSGTLLNDNAGFSVAGAGDVDGDNIDDILIGSPYNGFSDAGAAYLVYGQTSFTSSKLLLSTLVTASEAVKFTGASPDDSAGYSVASAGDVNNDGNDDILIGAPYNDDAGTDAGAAYLVYGQTSFSGYTLSSDAIEFTGETINDNAGFSVASAGDVNNDNYNDILIGAPLQYFTAGAVYFIYGQEADLSSASLSTSAAMFVGQESGDSAGNSVASAGDVNGDGYADILIGAPYALSDTTGADAGAAYLGYLYVDLDGDGLTGSSILTSGTDTNDNDFDNDGSEIGTDCDDGDASISANQTYYKDNDNDGLGDPATSTSICSYTVPTGYVTNSSDTNDNDYDNDGSVTGTDCNDADSTISTNQTYYKDNDNDGLGDPAN from the coding sequence ATGAAAACACTCATATTGGGTCGTCTTATAACACTATTTGTGTTAATGTTTGGCTTGATTTTGCCTACCACTTATGTGGCAGCCGCCGATATTAGCTTGTCTACTTTTCAAAAATTTACCGGTCAAGGTGATGATTTATCTGGTTACTCAGTCGCCTCAGCTGGAGATGTTAACGGTGATGGCTACAATGATTTTTTAGTTGGAGCGTATGGAAATGATTCATCTACCGGTGCTGTTTATTTAATTTATGGTACTGATAGTATTTTAACCAGTGCAGATTTATCTACTGCAGTTAAATTTACCGGTGAGTCACCTAATGATTTTGCTGGTTATTCCGTTGCTTCAGCTGGAGATGTTAATGGTGATGGTTATGATGATATTCTAATCGGAGCAAAAGGGGATGATACAATAGGTACTAATGCCGGTGCTGTTTACTTAATCTATGGAGGCTCAAGATTGTCGTCATACGGCGGTTCATTATCTGGGGCAGTAAAATTTACTGGTGAAAAGGCCAGTGATAATGCCGGCTTCTCAGTCGCTTCAGCGGGAGATGTGGATGGTGATAATATTGATGATATCCTAATAGGAGCACCTTATAGTAATTCTTTGCTTCATACCGGTGCTGCTTATGTTATTTATGGCAAACCTATTCACTTAACCAGTGCCAATTTATCTACTGCAGTAAAATTTAGTGGTACGTTACTTAACGACAATGCCGGCTTCTCTGTAGCTGGAGCGGGAGATGTGGATGGTGATAATATTGATGATATCCTAATAGGATCACCTTATAATGGTTTTAGTGATGCCGGTGCCGCTTATTTGGTTTATGGTCAGACTTCCTTTACCAGTTCTAAATTGTTATTGTCTACTTTAGTAACTGCATCTGAAGCAGTTAAATTTACCGGTGCATCACCTGATGATTCTGCCGGTTACTCAGTAGCGTCAGCGGGTGATGTTAATAATGATGGTAATGATGATATCTTAATCGGAGCACCTTATAATGATGACGCTGGCACTGATGCCGGGGCTGCTTATTTGGTTTATGGTCAGACTTCCTTTTCCGGATATACACTGTCATCTGACGCAATAGAATTTACTGGTGAAACAATTAACGACAATGCCGGTTTCTCAGTCGCTTCAGCCGGCGATGTTAACAATGATAATTATAATGACATCTTAATTGGGGCACCTCTCCAGTATTTTACCGCCGGTGCAGTTTATTTTATCTATGGTCAAGAGGCTGATTTATCCAGTGCTTCATTATCAACTAGTGCTGCCATGTTTGTCGGTCAAGAATCGGGTGATTCGGCTGGTAATTCAGTAGCTTCAGCGGGTGATGTTAATGGTGATGGTTATGCTGATATCTTAATCGGAGCCCCTTATGCACTTAGTGATACGACCGGGGCTGACGCTGGTGCGGCCTATCTGGGTTATCTCTATGTTGATCTTGATGGTGACGGTCTAACTGGTTCATCTATTTTAACATCCGGTACAGACACTAATGATAATGACTTTGATAACGATGGTAGTGAAATTGGGACAGATTGTGATGATGGAGATGCTTCAATTTCGGCCAATCAGACCTACTACAAAGATAATGATAATGACGGTTTAGGTGATCCCGCTACTTCAACTTCGATCTGTTCATACACTGTGCCAACTGGTTATGTAACCAATAGTAGTGACACCAATGACAATGATTACGATAATGATGGTAGTGTGACCGGAACAGATTGTAATGATGCTGATTCTACTATCTCTACAAATCAAACCTACTACAAGGATAATGATAATGACGGTCTAGGTGATCCCGCTAAC